The proteins below come from a single Sorghum bicolor cultivar BTx623 chromosome 4, Sorghum_bicolor_NCBIv3, whole genome shotgun sequence genomic window:
- the LOC110434612 gene encoding uncharacterized protein LOC110434612 isoform X1: MEPPLHEILACKPEPHLQASDRTIGPAQHRASACSTGALGVASSEESHIPSSRSHIPEESSHIRQLALTICNCSEDRSFIVRPFVSEAMCRSSPHPRRREGGRGAPGDAQGAACRARGSEAAGRSRSGLRPSCGLRPGRPQRAGGREVAERRTPEGGEERTGAEQSTPEGGMEAGEGGDRGGAVHAGGREAT; this comes from the exons ATGGAGCCTCCGTTGCATGAGATTCTGGCCTGCAAGCCCGAACCACATCTACAG GCCTCCGACAGAACCATAGGGCCTGCTCAGCATCGAGCCTCTGCCTGCTCGACAGGAGCTTTAGGGGTGGCTAGCAGCGAGGAGAGCCACATCCCGTCGAGCAGAAGCCACATCCCGGAGGAGTCCTCACACATCAGGCAGCTTGCCCTCACGATTTGCAACTGCTCCGAGGACAGGTCCTTCATCGTCCGTCCATTCGT AAGCGAGGCCATGTGCCGGAGTAGCCCCCACCCACGCCGGAGGGAGGGAGGTCGGGGCGCGCCTGGAGATGCACAAGGAGCCGCCTGCCGCGCCAGAGGGAGCGAGGCTGCAGGGCGGAGCCGCTCCGGCCTGCGTCCGTCGTGTGGCTTGCGTCCCGGGAGGCCACAACGCGCTGGAGGGAGGGAGGTCGCCGAGCGACGCACGCCggagggaggagaggagaggaccgGGGCGGAGCAGAGCACGCCGGAGGGAGGGATGGAGGCCGGGGAAGGAGGGGACCGGGGTGGAGCAGTGCACGCTGGAGGGAGGGAGGCCACTTGA
- the LOC110434612 gene encoding uncharacterized protein LOC110434612 isoform X2: MEPPLHEILACKPEPHLQASDRTIGPAQHRASACSTGALGVASSEESHIPSSRSHIPEESSHIRQLALTICNCSEDRSFIVRPFVSPLLASPMPSPPARLLHSTAQRSH, from the exons ATGGAGCCTCCGTTGCATGAGATTCTGGCCTGCAAGCCCGAACCACATCTACAG GCCTCCGACAGAACCATAGGGCCTGCTCAGCATCGAGCCTCTGCCTGCTCGACAGGAGCTTTAGGGGTGGCTAGCAGCGAGGAGAGCCACATCCCGTCGAGCAGAAGCCACATCCCGGAGGAGTCCTCACACATCAGGCAGCTTGCCCTCACGATTTGCAACTGCTCCGAGGACAGGTCCTTCATCGTCCGTCCATTCGT GTCGCCCCTACTGGCCAGCCCCATGCCCTCGCCTCCTGCTAGATTGCTGCACAGCACGGCCCAGAGATCACACTGA